One genomic segment of Alkalimarinus alittae includes these proteins:
- a CDS encoding DUF3426 domain-containing protein, protein MSNTHLTQCPHCQATFKVQDQHLNAAGGKVRCGSCLEVFNALENLTQSAQPKPAPTSQPQAPQKPLTETSDTHSPETSEPQKTADENDDDEFVFADNPDEDSEDEGYTGPGTFSSELSDSFLELGEGGSSHFSDHKLDDDLNEDLTNKKAGSDESWAEKMLEDIETNKSDHSAKKPTAEESDSFSAEFAALDQENSQEEIAIRAPQVEPPTHDDANVTQANHTPPIKAEQSQRYASTDLSHQYQNLQVDPLDLPNASGRSIIGTFIWSTLNILLLVTLLAQLSWFHYDKLAQFEQLRPFYEKGCQLVGCQLPDLVDTTKIKSQNLVVRSHPTARKALIIDTVIVNQAPYDQPFPNLALYFSDLNNNVIAQRLFEPSDYLSGEIKNWPAMPKNTPIHISIEILDPGKNAVNYKIDFFKHTAQN, encoded by the coding sequence ATGAGTAACACTCACTTAACTCAATGCCCTCACTGTCAAGCGACCTTCAAAGTACAAGACCAGCATCTTAACGCTGCAGGTGGAAAAGTCCGCTGTGGATCTTGCCTAGAAGTATTTAATGCACTAGAAAATCTGACGCAGTCTGCGCAGCCTAAACCCGCTCCGACTAGCCAGCCACAAGCACCTCAAAAACCGCTTACCGAAACCTCTGATACCCATTCACCAGAGACCTCAGAACCACAAAAAACAGCAGATGAAAACGACGACGATGAGTTTGTCTTTGCAGACAACCCCGATGAAGATAGCGAAGATGAAGGCTATACCGGCCCAGGTACATTCTCTTCTGAACTCAGCGACAGTTTTCTCGAATTAGGCGAAGGCGGTTCTAGCCATTTTTCTGACCATAAATTAGACGATGACCTTAACGAAGATCTAACTAATAAAAAAGCAGGTTCTGACGAGAGTTGGGCCGAGAAAATGCTGGAAGATATAGAAACCAATAAAAGCGATCACTCAGCGAAAAAGCCGACGGCCGAAGAATCAGACTCGTTTTCTGCAGAGTTCGCCGCACTCGACCAAGAAAACAGCCAAGAAGAAATAGCCATCCGCGCTCCCCAAGTCGAGCCACCGACTCATGACGACGCTAATGTCACACAAGCAAACCACACACCCCCTATTAAAGCAGAGCAATCACAACGCTACGCCAGTACAGATTTATCACACCAATACCAGAACCTTCAGGTTGACCCTCTCGACCTTCCTAATGCTTCGGGTCGTTCTATTATTGGCACATTTATTTGGTCCACATTAAACATTCTATTACTGGTTACACTCCTGGCACAGTTATCTTGGTTTCATTATGACAAGTTGGCGCAGTTTGAACAATTAAGACCCTTCTATGAAAAAGGCTGCCAACTTGTAGGTTGCCAATTACCCGATCTTGTCGATACCACTAAGATCAAAAGCCAGAATTTAGTAGTGCGGAGCCATCCGACTGCGCGCAAAGCACTTATTATCGATACGGTGATTGTTAATCAAGCACCTTACGATCAGCCTTTTCCAAACCTTGCGCTTTATTTTTCAGACCTGAACAATAACGTGATTGCACAGCGCCTATTTGAGCCATCAGATTACCTCTCAGGTGAAATCAAAAACTGGCCTGCAATGCCGAAAAATACGCCTATTCATATCTCGATAGAAATACTCGACCCAGGAAAAAACGCAGTCAATTATA
- the prmA gene encoding 50S ribosomal protein L11 methyltransferase, which yields MPWIQVKIDIHPAQIDSIEELLLTSGACAVTMEDGKDQPIYEPERGTTPLWKHTQLTGLFDAAADMQSIIPKIEARYQALSGSPLPAHRVEILEDKDWERAWMDNFHPMQFGTRLWICPSWREPEDPNGINLMLDPGLAFGTGTHPTTALCLAWLDAQDLKDKVVVDYGCGSGILGIAALLLGAKRVIGVDNDPQALEASRENTRRNNIEEDRFEIYLPGEAPDIEADVMIANILAQPLISLSPTLANMTKKDGLLVLSGILEQQASDVSECYSEWFEMNPPEQKEEWIRLSGSKR from the coding sequence ATGCCGTGGATACAAGTTAAAATCGATATACACCCCGCTCAGATTGATAGCATAGAAGAGCTTTTGCTAACGTCTGGCGCTTGCGCGGTGACCATGGAAGATGGCAAAGATCAGCCAATTTATGAGCCAGAACGCGGCACAACACCGCTTTGGAAGCACACCCAACTAACGGGGCTGTTTGATGCTGCGGCTGATATGCAATCAATTATTCCAAAAATTGAAGCGCGTTATCAGGCACTAAGCGGGAGCCCTCTACCCGCTCACAGGGTCGAGATCTTAGAAGATAAAGACTGGGAACGTGCCTGGATGGACAATTTCCACCCCATGCAATTTGGCACCCGACTGTGGATCTGCCCTAGTTGGCGAGAGCCAGAAGACCCAAATGGCATTAACTTAATGCTTGACCCTGGCTTAGCATTCGGTACTGGGACTCACCCAACAACAGCACTCTGCTTGGCTTGGCTTGATGCACAGGACCTCAAAGATAAAGTCGTCGTCGATTATGGCTGTGGTTCAGGAATTTTAGGTATCGCTGCACTATTATTAGGCGCTAAGCGCGTGATAGGCGTCGATAATGACCCTCAAGCACTCGAAGCCTCAAGAGAGAATACTCGCCGCAATAATATAGAAGAAGATCGGTTTGAGATTTACCTCCCTGGTGAGGCGCCAGACATTGAAGCTGATGTCATGATTGCAAATATACTGGCACAACCGCTTATCAGCCTATCGCCCACCTTAGCAAACATGACAAAAAAAGATGGTTTATTAGTTCTGTCAGGCATATTAGAACAGCAAGCCAGCGATGTTAGTGAGTGCTATAGCGAATGGTTTGAAATGAACCCGCCCGAGCAAAAAGAAGAATGGATTAGGCTGAGCGGAAGCAAGCGATAA
- the accC gene encoding acetyl-CoA carboxylase biotin carboxylase subunit, with protein MIEKVLIANRGEIALRILRACKALGIQTVAVHSRVDRDLMHVRMADESVCIGPDSPTDSYLNIPAIIAAAEVTEAVAIHPGYGFLAENADFAEQVEKSGFAFIGPSHDVIRLMGNKVSAIQAMAKAGVPTVPGSDGPVTNNDDRTLAIAHKIGYPIMIKAASGGGGRGMKAVYSEDQLLSSIQLTKSEAKAAFGDDTVYLEKFLDRPRHVEVQVLADGQGHAIHLGDRDCSLQRRHQKVIEEAPAPNINEAARAAVFKACTKACIDIGYKGAGTFEFLYQDDQFYFIEMNTRIQVEHPVSEMISGVDIVKEQLRIASGLPLSVSQDDIVFSGHAIECRINAEDPKTFIPSPGKVNHFHAPGGYGVRVDSHLFSGYNVPPFYDSLIGKLITHGEDRESALNRMSVALNELVIDGIKTNVPLHQRLVQDQSFRQGDFTIHYLEKLIKK; from the coding sequence ATGATTGAAAAAGTATTAATCGCCAATCGAGGAGAAATCGCACTCCGTATTTTGCGTGCATGCAAAGCGCTAGGCATTCAAACGGTAGCCGTTCACTCTCGAGTAGATCGAGATCTAATGCACGTTCGGATGGCTGACGAGTCTGTCTGCATAGGCCCCGATAGCCCAACGGATAGCTACCTAAATATACCCGCAATTATCGCAGCGGCAGAAGTCACCGAGGCAGTAGCCATCCACCCAGGGTACGGATTTTTGGCAGAGAATGCCGACTTTGCAGAACAGGTCGAAAAAAGTGGATTTGCTTTTATCGGCCCATCTCATGATGTAATTCGCTTAATGGGCAACAAAGTATCAGCTATTCAAGCGATGGCAAAAGCAGGTGTGCCGACAGTGCCAGGCTCAGACGGACCGGTGACCAACAATGATGATCGCACACTCGCCATCGCACATAAAATTGGCTACCCGATCATGATTAAAGCGGCTTCCGGTGGCGGAGGACGAGGTATGAAGGCTGTTTATTCTGAAGACCAGCTTCTCAGCAGCATTCAACTTACAAAGAGTGAAGCAAAAGCCGCATTTGGGGATGACACCGTTTACCTCGAAAAATTTCTTGATCGACCACGTCATGTCGAAGTCCAAGTGCTCGCAGATGGCCAAGGTCATGCAATCCATCTTGGTGATCGGGACTGCTCGTTACAAAGACGCCACCAAAAAGTAATTGAAGAGGCCCCAGCCCCCAATATTAATGAAGCCGCAAGAGCTGCTGTCTTTAAAGCCTGCACTAAAGCTTGCATCGATATTGGCTATAAAGGCGCGGGAACCTTTGAGTTTCTTTATCAGGATGATCAATTCTACTTTATTGAGATGAACACTCGAATTCAAGTAGAGCACCCTGTTTCTGAAATGATCAGCGGCGTTGATATTGTTAAAGAGCAACTGCGAATTGCCAGCGGCCTACCGCTTTCTGTCTCCCAAGACGATATTGTCTTTAGCGGGCATGCCATAGAGTGCCGCATTAATGCTGAAGACCCTAAAACGTTCATCCCAAGCCCCGGTAAAGTGAATCATTTTCACGCCCCAGGTGGTTATGGTGTCAGAGTCGACTCTCACTTGTTCAGCGGGTACAACGTTCCGCCTTTTTATGACTCACTGATTGGTAAACTCATTACCCATGGTGAAGATAGAGAAAGTGCATTAAATCGCATGTCGGTTGCCCTTAATGAACTCGTCATCGACGGCATAAAAACCAACGTCCCGTTACACCAAAGATTGGTCCAGGATCAAAGCTTCCGCCAAGGCGACTTTACTATCCACTATTTAGAGAAACTGATTAAAAAATAG
- the accB gene encoding acetyl-CoA carboxylase biotin carboxyl carrier protein, whose amino-acid sequence MDIRKIKKLIELIEESDIEEIEIKEGEDAVRISRRKQVSAAAPQPTYVAAAPSVSTEPTDTSSDQAPSAPELNGHAVRSPMVGTFYRAASPSAPSFIEVGQNIKAGDIICIVEAMKMMNQIEADKTGTVSEILIENGQPVEFDQPLITIV is encoded by the coding sequence ATGGATATTCGTAAAATAAAAAAACTGATTGAGTTAATTGAAGAATCTGATATTGAAGAAATTGAGATTAAAGAAGGTGAAGACGCTGTACGTATTAGTCGACGCAAACAAGTGAGCGCCGCAGCCCCTCAGCCTACTTACGTTGCAGCGGCGCCCTCAGTGTCTACTGAACCGACTGACACCTCATCTGACCAAGCGCCATCAGCACCCGAGCTAAATGGTCACGCGGTTCGCTCTCCGATGGTCGGCACTTTTTATCGTGCAGCCTCTCCTAGTGCACCGTCATTTATTGAAGTAGGTCAAAACATTAAAGCCGGCGATATCATTTGTATTGTTGAAGCAATGAAAATGATGAACCAGATTGAAGCAGATAAAACCGGTACCGTTTCAGAAATCCTCATCGAAAATGGGCAGCCTGTCGAATTCGATCAACCCCTTATTACTATTGTTTGA
- the aroQ gene encoding type II 3-dehydroquinate dehydratase gives MATILVLHGPNLNMLGSREPEIYGSETLSDINHRLQNSATELGHHLQTLQSNAEYELIDRIHDAKQEGVDFIIINPAAFTHTSVALRDALLAVEIPFIEVHLSNVHARETFRHHSYFSDVAVGVICGLGSQGYDLALQAAIKQLN, from the coding sequence ATGGCGACAATACTTGTTCTTCATGGTCCTAACTTGAATATGCTAGGCAGCCGAGAACCAGAGATTTACGGCTCTGAAACCCTCAGCGATATCAATCATAGGCTTCAAAACTCAGCCACTGAACTCGGTCATCACCTGCAAACACTTCAAAGTAATGCAGAGTATGAATTAATTGACCGCATTCACGATGCAAAACAGGAAGGGGTCGACTTTATCATTATCAACCCTGCGGCTTTTACACATACCAGTGTCGCTCTTAGGGATGCCCTGCTTGCAGTAGAGATACCTTTTATTGAAGTACATTTATCGAATGTACATGCACGGGAAACATTCAGGCATCACTCTTATTTTTCAGATGTGGCTGTCGGAGTTATCTGTGGTCTAGGCAGCCAAGGCTATGACTTAGCCTTACAAGCCGCCATTAAACAATTGAACTAA
- a CDS encoding GGDEF domain-containing response regulator: MSSEDQRDKLKQHFSKRVTSQARIVLDNWQKLKDSDWADMQWLNDLKESAEKLGKFASRFEMNQHLLVAKDLTNVLDSIQSDETQLDDLKKEKINKAITALSECTQRKSDCDASAAPRTFLRTPIYIAINHKENAQRIIKQLEFFGFRAISFDTSDELIKAAQHNKPETIVIDVDFNGDKFAGIETIKSIQSNHETPIPIIYTSEDDDGIEIRLMASRSGGEEFFHKVVDLGQLIEKIEEYTNASPLDPYKVLVVDDSRAQARYIENVLTKAGMTTCVITDPMQVLIALNDFSPEIVIMDMYMPGCTGMELARVIRQQDKFHSVPIIYLSAEDDINKQLHAMSLGGDDFLTKPINPKHLASTIHNRGRRARSLLALMIRDSLTGLYNHTHTLYLLENEIAKAHQNGTKLTFAMLDIDFFKKINDSYGHPIGDRVLKSLSLFLKQRLRKTDHIGRYGGEEFAIVLPNTSENDAKIILNEIREKFAELQQPAGNSEFHVTFSCGVASGTHENAQLICERADNALYDAKRAGRNAVRSYREPSSQ, translated from the coding sequence ATGTCATCAGAAGATCAGCGGGATAAACTAAAGCAACACTTCTCTAAGCGAGTAACCAGTCAGGCTAGAATCGTGCTTGATAACTGGCAGAAACTTAAAGACTCCGATTGGGCCGACATGCAATGGCTAAATGACCTGAAAGAATCGGCTGAAAAACTAGGCAAATTTGCTTCTCGCTTTGAGATGAACCAACACCTGCTTGTCGCAAAAGATTTAACCAATGTATTAGATTCAATACAGTCAGATGAAACCCAACTGGACGACCTCAAAAAAGAAAAAATAAACAAAGCAATTACCGCGCTAAGCGAATGCACTCAACGCAAAAGCGATTGTGATGCTAGTGCGGCCCCTCGCACGTTTCTTCGAACCCCTATTTATATTGCGATCAATCACAAGGAAAACGCTCAGCGAATTATCAAACAGCTAGAGTTTTTCGGTTTTAGAGCAATCAGTTTTGATACGAGCGATGAACTGATAAAAGCAGCCCAACACAACAAACCCGAAACAATCGTCATTGATGTTGATTTTAACGGTGATAAATTTGCCGGCATCGAAACTATTAAATCAATACAGTCAAACCACGAGACACCAATCCCTATCATTTATACTAGCGAAGATGATGATGGCATCGAGATCCGTTTAATGGCGTCAAGAAGCGGCGGTGAAGAGTTTTTCCATAAAGTGGTGGATCTAGGTCAGCTGATTGAAAAAATAGAAGAGTACACCAATGCAAGCCCACTCGATCCATATAAGGTATTAGTCGTTGACGACTCTCGGGCTCAAGCACGCTATATTGAAAATGTTCTAACAAAAGCAGGCATGACCACCTGTGTTATTACAGACCCCATGCAAGTACTTATCGCGCTTAATGATTTTTCGCCTGAAATTGTCATCATGGATATGTACATGCCGGGATGTACTGGGATGGAGCTCGCACGTGTTATTCGTCAGCAAGACAAATTTCACAGCGTCCCTATTATCTACTTATCTGCAGAAGATGATATCAACAAACAGCTTCATGCGATGAGCCTAGGTGGAGATGACTTTTTAACAAAACCCATCAATCCTAAGCACCTAGCCTCAACCATACATAACCGAGGCCGGCGCGCACGCTCTTTATTAGCGCTCATGATCAGAGACAGCCTTACAGGGCTCTACAATCACACCCATACGCTTTATTTATTAGAAAATGAAATTGCTAAGGCTCACCAGAATGGGACCAAGCTAACATTTGCGATGCTGGACATCGATTTCTTCAAAAAAATCAATGATAGCTACGGCCACCCTATCGGTGACAGAGTATTAAAAAGCCTTTCCCTGTTTTTAAAACAGCGACTAAGAAAAACCGATCATATTGGTCGTTATGGTGGTGAGGAGTTTGCCATCGTGCTGCCTAACACCAGCGAAAACGACGCAAAGATCATACTCAATGAAATTCGCGAGAAATTCGCAGAACTGCAACAACCCGCCGGCAACTCTGAATTCCATGTCACATTCAGTTGTGGCGTTGCCTCAGGAACCCATGAAAATGCACAACTTATTTGCGAGCGTGCAGATAACGCCCTATACGATGCGAAGCGAGCAGGTCGCAACGCAGTTCGCAGTTATCGCGAACCCTCTTCTCAATAG
- a CDS encoding EAL domain-containing protein: protein MNNKEPRSVTLKQVLLWFTGLLMASLLVINFLLNVSSSKAYMQQQLSSHSEDAATSLGLLLSTVIDANDLVSAESLIDAMFDRGYYRHIIYYDVDGQAKVLRHSTMKIEGVPSWFVDQIDLQAPEGTAQVMSGWSQLGSVSVVSHPGFAYIKLWDSLKVELIWFTLIAAVAFLVMQFVITTILLPLTRIEKQAKAIRDRDFSFRPPLPKTRELKRVAVAMNSMSDRLGKMFGEQLSLIEHLRTESFHDPITGLGNRAEFDGRLKAELESEQSTAVGSLCLIQLSDFASYNQKNGRRSGDDLLIELANTIKASIVPIAGAFVARRSGSDFSIFLPGVIDEQADKFANDLLHKLSGLHLVKQICRNDILHIGIASTLTNLPLPVFLSEADMALRNAQAIGPNGWQRYVGDSNFSTPGESVRQANEWQKILVDTLAEKNIIFHFQPVYSGDRKTILHHQVLSRIEVNGELIEAGKFIPMAERFSMLADFDRLVVDKMVRLAESDTVTRRYCINLSVHSLTDEMFVEWFLNKMTEHPDAARWFIFEVSEYSLQLANEALEKIVTASSTLGYEISIDKFGVAAVPFAYLQHLSIHYIKVDHSFIRDIQHSRDNQFFLRTVLQIAHGQDIQVIAVGVEFEDEWDSIEPLGIDGAMGYYLCRPQAKIE, encoded by the coding sequence ATGAACAATAAAGAACCTCGTAGTGTTACGTTAAAACAGGTGCTGCTGTGGTTTACAGGCCTACTGATGGCATCGCTACTGGTTATTAATTTCTTACTAAATGTTAGTAGCTCTAAAGCGTATATGCAACAACAACTAAGCTCTCACTCAGAGGACGCGGCTACGTCGCTTGGTTTGCTGCTTTCGACCGTAATTGATGCGAATGATTTAGTGAGTGCTGAATCACTGATAGATGCCATGTTTGATCGTGGCTACTATCGACACATTATCTATTACGATGTTGATGGCCAGGCTAAAGTATTACGTCACTCGACAATGAAAATTGAAGGGGTTCCCAGCTGGTTTGTTGATCAAATAGATTTGCAAGCGCCAGAGGGGACAGCACAGGTTATGAGTGGGTGGAGCCAGTTGGGCAGTGTTTCTGTGGTGAGTCATCCTGGGTTTGCCTATATCAAACTATGGGACAGCCTTAAGGTTGAGCTGATTTGGTTCACATTAATTGCTGCAGTGGCATTTTTAGTCATGCAGTTTGTTATCACGACCATATTGCTTCCGTTAACAAGAATAGAGAAACAGGCGAAAGCGATTAGAGATAGGGATTTTAGCTTTCGACCACCGTTGCCGAAGACGCGTGAATTAAAACGGGTTGCGGTTGCGATGAATAGCATGTCAGATCGGCTTGGAAAGATGTTTGGCGAGCAACTATCACTTATTGAACATTTGCGTACAGAGTCATTTCATGACCCTATTACCGGACTCGGTAACCGTGCTGAATTTGATGGACGGCTGAAAGCGGAACTTGAGTCTGAGCAAAGTACTGCAGTAGGCAGTTTGTGTTTAATTCAGCTAAGTGACTTTGCGAGTTATAACCAAAAAAATGGCCGCCGTTCAGGTGATGATTTATTGATTGAGCTGGCAAATACGATTAAAGCGAGCATTGTGCCAATTGCTGGCGCTTTTGTTGCTCGCCGTTCGGGGTCAGATTTTTCAATATTTTTGCCCGGCGTGATTGATGAGCAGGCCGATAAGTTTGCTAATGATTTGCTACATAAACTGTCGGGACTGCATTTAGTTAAGCAAATCTGTCGAAATGATATTTTGCATATTGGTATTGCATCTACGCTGACTAATTTACCGCTGCCTGTCTTTTTATCTGAAGCGGATATGGCGCTACGTAATGCTCAGGCTATTGGGCCAAACGGATGGCAGCGTTATGTTGGTGATAGCAACTTTTCAACCCCCGGAGAGTCGGTTAGACAGGCTAATGAGTGGCAGAAAATACTGGTTGATACGCTGGCGGAAAAGAATATTATTTTTCACTTTCAACCCGTGTATAGCGGTGACCGGAAAACTATTTTGCATCATCAGGTATTATCGCGTATCGAGGTTAACGGCGAGTTGATCGAAGCGGGTAAATTCATTCCGATGGCTGAACGTTTTTCGATGCTGGCGGACTTTGATCGCTTGGTAGTGGATAAAATGGTCCGGCTGGCAGAGAGCGATACAGTTACAAGACGTTACTGCATTAATTTATCGGTTCACTCACTGACAGACGAAATGTTTGTTGAGTGGTTTTTGAATAAAATGACAGAGCACCCTGATGCGGCTAGATGGTTTATTTTTGAAGTCTCTGAATATAGCCTGCAACTAGCAAATGAGGCGCTTGAAAAAATCGTAACGGCAAGCTCAACGCTAGGGTATGAAATATCGATTGATAAGTTTGGCGTAGCGGCGGTTCCATTTGCCTATTTACAGCATTTGTCGATTCATTATATTAAGGTTGATCATAGCTTTATTCGTGATATACAACATAGTCGTGATAATCAGTTTTTCTTGCGGACAGTGTTGCAGATTGCTCATGGGCAGGATATTCAGGTTATTGCCGTGGGTGTTGAGTTTGAAGATGAGTGGGATTCTATAGAGCCACTCGGCATCGATGGCGCGATGGGGTATTATCTCTGTAGACCGCAAGCGAAGATTGAGTAG
- a CDS encoding DUF2333 family protein, giving the protein MGGGLLPKVLMGGLGLYLIISVVLGMFWSSEPETFDVAPAAAVRASAEGHKVVVGSTTTATLIILAETILDKPGGYIHNDIFPPGIWLDNMSSWEFGVLVQVRDLARALRKDLSRVQSQSTEDPDLAIAEPQFNFDSRSWAIPSTEREYRRGIAALNRYLGRLSDDNKQDAQFYARADNLRNWLSDIENRLGSLSQRLSESVGRNQLDMGLAGDPSAQQSTATTKLIVKKTPWLEIDNIFYEARGTTWALIHILKAIEVDFDKVLRDKNALVSLKQIIIELEATQETVWSPMILNGSGFGMTANHSITMTSYISRANAAIIELRNLLQQG; this is encoded by the coding sequence ATGGGCGGCGGGCTGTTACCCAAAGTGCTAATGGGTGGGCTCGGGCTCTATTTAATTATCTCTGTGGTGCTGGGTATGTTCTGGAGTAGCGAGCCTGAAACCTTTGACGTTGCACCGGCTGCAGCGGTAAGGGCGAGTGCAGAAGGCCATAAAGTGGTTGTCGGTTCTACTACAACGGCGACACTGATTATCTTGGCTGAAACGATACTCGATAAGCCTGGCGGCTATATTCATAATGATATTTTTCCCCCAGGAATTTGGCTTGATAATATGTCAAGTTGGGAGTTTGGAGTATTGGTACAGGTAAGAGATTTAGCAAGAGCCCTGCGTAAAGACTTGAGCCGAGTACAAAGTCAGTCGACAGAAGACCCTGACTTGGCGATCGCTGAACCGCAATTTAACTTTGATAGCCGAAGCTGGGCTATCCCGTCTACAGAGAGAGAATATCGTCGTGGTATTGCGGCATTAAACCGATACCTTGGGCGTTTATCTGACGATAATAAGCAAGACGCTCAATTTTATGCGCGTGCTGATAACTTAAGAAACTGGTTGTCTGACATAGAAAACCGTCTCGGCAGCCTTTCTCAGCGATTGAGCGAAAGCGTCGGTCGTAACCAGTTGGATATGGGCTTAGCAGGCGACCCTTCAGCTCAGCAGTCAACAGCCACGACAAAGTTGATTGTTAAGAAAACACCTTGGTTAGAAATTGATAATATTTTCTATGAAGCAAGAGGAACCACTTGGGCGTTGATACACATCTTAAAGGCGATTGAAGTGGATTTTGATAAAGTGCTTAGAGATAAGAATGCCTTAGTGAGCTTAAAACAGATTATTATTGAGTTAGAAGCCACTCAAGAAACGGTTTGGAGCCCGATGATTCTAAATGGTAGTGGGTTTGGAATGACTGCAAATCACTCGATTACTATGACGTCTTACATTTCTCGTGCTAATGCGGCAATTATTGAATTAAGAAACTTGCTGCAACAAGGGTAG
- a CDS encoding nitrous oxide reductase accessory protein NosL, which produces MLFITACSNEDTTQHTKNLPVAIESGDECHLCGMVISEFPGPKGELFEGRQNSVRKFCSTRDLMSWYLQPENKPNSKDIYVHDMSRSDWNSPNDEHMINAKDAWFVVGSSMKGAMGPTLGSFAEKAAAEAFVTKHGGTVLGFNEITMDILNTGSVSNMGSMHH; this is translated from the coding sequence ATGCTTTTTATCACGGCCTGTAGCAATGAAGACACTACACAACACACTAAGAACCTTCCTGTTGCGATTGAATCAGGAGATGAATGCCATTTGTGCGGTATGGTCATTAGCGAATTTCCAGGCCCTAAAGGCGAGCTCTTTGAAGGCCGTCAAAATAGTGTAAGAAAATTCTGCTCTACCCGCGACTTGATGAGTTGGTACTTACAGCCTGAAAACAAGCCTAACAGTAAAGACATCTATGTTCATGATATGAGCCGTAGTGACTGGAACTCTCCCAATGATGAGCACATGATTAACGCTAAAGATGCTTGGTTTGTTGTTGGCTCAAGTATGAAAGGTGCCATGGGGCCTACTTTAGGCTCTTTTGCAGAGAAAGCGGCTGCAGAGGCATTTGTAACGAAACATGGCGGTACTGTGCTGGGGTTCAATGAGATTACGATGGATATATTGAATACGGGTTCTGTAAGTAATATGGGGTCGATGCATCATTAG
- a CDS encoding ABC transporter permease gives MHAIWCVAQKELKDGLRNRWIIAITLVFALLSIGISWFGAAASGVVGFTSIPNTIISLASLAVFLIPLIALLLSYDAIVGEDEDGTLLLLLTYPLTKAQLLLGKLLGHGLIMGISTALGFGSSAVIIAIFASGVDIPALSIAFTRFIISATLLGVIFVAAAYFISALVSEKSKAAGMALIFWFLFVLVFDLALLGLLVATDGQFNPELFPYLLLLNPTDVFRLINLVGFEGSGGGLLVMASEVEFGFMTLFAVLIGWLLLPLSAAYWAFSRRKI, from the coding sequence ATGCATGCGATTTGGTGTGTAGCACAAAAAGAACTGAAAGACGGCCTTCGCAATCGTTGGATTATTGCCATCACGCTTGTGTTTGCACTGCTTTCAATCGGAATATCTTGGTTTGGTGCTGCGGCGTCAGGCGTAGTAGGGTTTACCTCTATCCCTAATACCATTATCAGTTTGGCTAGCCTGGCAGTATTTCTTATCCCCTTAATTGCACTTCTGCTTTCCTATGACGCTATTGTCGGGGAAGATGAAGACGGTACCTTACTACTACTTCTCACCTACCCTTTAACAAAAGCACAGCTATTACTGGGCAAATTATTAGGTCACGGTCTGATCATGGGTATTTCGACGGCGCTTGGGTTTGGTTCGTCTGCAGTAATTATTGCGATATTTGCCAGCGGGGTAGACATTCCTGCGCTTTCAATTGCGTTCACTCGCTTTATTATTTCAGCCACGTTACTCGGTGTAATATTTGTCGCCGCCGCCTATTTTATCAGTGCGCTGGTCTCTGAAAAATCAAAAGCAGCGGGTATGGCATTAATTTTTTGGTTTCTGTTTGTACTGGTGTTTGATCTCGCGTTACTGGGACTATTGGTAGCAACTGATGGACAATTTAACCCTGAGCTGTTTCCTTATTTACTATTATTAAACCCCACAGATGTGTTCAGGTTAATAAACCTAGTCGGATTCGAAGGCAGCGGAGGCGGCTTACTAGTGATGGCTAGTGAAGTAGAGTTTGGGTTTATGACATTATTCGCTGTACTGATTGGCTGGCTGCTATTACCTCTCAGTGCCGCTTACTGGGCTTTTTCGCGCAGAAAAATCTAA